One Drosophila kikkawai strain 14028-0561.14 chromosome 3L, DkikHiC1v2, whole genome shotgun sequence genomic window carries:
- the Cpr62Bc gene encoding cuticle protein 7, giving the protein MAFFKSLICLAVLSAASAGVLHGHGAGLYAAAPAIYAGHGGHHDEGIDYHAYPKYHYNYGVADSHTGDVKSQHEVRDGDVVKGSYSLVEPDGSVRTVEYTADDHNGFNAVVHKTGPTVHHAPVHHAPALVAHAAPLVAHSAPAIAHHVAAAPAVPYAGSLAHHAAVPAYGYATHNAHAHVAHY; this is encoded by the exons ATGGCATTCTTCAAA TCCCTCATCTGCCTGGCTGTCCTGAGCGCCGCCTCCGCCGGAGTCCTGCACGGCCATGGAGCTGGTCTGTATGCCGCCGCCCCGGCCATCTATGCCGGACATGGTGGTCATCATGACGAGGGAATCGACTATCAT GCCTACCCCAAGTACCACTACAACTACGGTGTGGCTGACTCGCACACCGGCGATGTCAAGTCCCAGCATGAGGTCCGTGATGGTGATGTTGTGAAGGGCTCCTACTCCCTGGTGGAGCCCGATGGTTCGGTGCGCACCGTGGAGTACACCGCCGATGACCACAATGGCTTCAATGCCGTTGTCCACAAGACCGGCCCCACTGTTCACCATGCTCCGGTCCACCATGCCCCCGCTCTGGTGGCCCATGCTGCTCCCCTGGTGGCTCACTCTGCTCCGGCCATTGCTCACCATGTGGCCGCCGCTCCGGCTGTTCCCTATGCCGGCTCTCTGGCGCATCATGCCGCCGTCCCAGCCTACGGATATGCCACCCATAATGCCCATGCGCATGTGGCCCACTACTAA